In Anaerolineales bacterium, the following proteins share a genomic window:
- a CDS encoding alpha/beta fold hydrolase, with the protein MKSPFSLPARLFFISALLISSIAATPYKPAFQTPMEDLLDALGGYECFEGSAFTCVTIEVPLDHFNPADTRTLDVTFAVLPAAGVRKGMFVTAIGGPGYSGISSADYYLTGFSEDIVSAFDIVFFDQRGLLYSGDQNCPLAASVYYQQDARGTTPAQEAALKQSAATFSADCVAEVSDPSLLPYLGTKQAVEDLELFRQMVGDEKFWLYGESYGTQYAQTYAAAHSDHLAGLILDGTVDLTLNGFEYYIQQTQAFSDVLTDSLSACNDDPACRRDMLGNATRAYDTLAKILGYRSLPFRFPLPAGGFANRQFTLADLEVVAAGQVYGESDRMMFVRALAAATSKLDLVPLARLLYLNLGVDPQTLDVIPDPTYSEAVFAGVECQDYGYPGDSPDEKANNYLAAVDSFEFSIPRLSSLLYADMPCAYWPDATTDLTRPDYLFAENVPTLVLGATADPATPYGNGVSVYQHLADGYLITQEFGPHVIFGRGNTCPDDLVTDFLVNDVIPAERETVCDGYLMDPYVPLAPRFASLFGSPRNALSAMETEIYYLPEFYYWDGFTPTSVGCNYGGTLGFELNNPGTRINFTLNKCTFAEKFIMTGAGFYNVNNDRFVLNVSTTGRWKCNLKYDRKGENIKITGKCDGKNINSDYFDTEYLWHLLPDFEQFNKSNK; encoded by the coding sequence ATGAAATCTCCCTTCAGTTTGCCTGCGCGATTGTTTTTCATTTCTGCGCTGTTGATCTCGTCTATCGCCGCAACACCCTACAAGCCGGCGTTTCAAACTCCCATGGAAGATCTGCTGGACGCGCTTGGGGGTTACGAGTGTTTCGAAGGCAGCGCGTTTACCTGTGTGACCATCGAAGTTCCGCTCGATCACTTCAACCCCGCTGACACGCGCACATTGGATGTCACATTTGCCGTGCTTCCCGCGGCTGGCGTGCGCAAGGGGATGTTTGTCACCGCCATCGGCGGACCCGGCTATTCGGGTATTTCCTCCGCCGATTATTATCTCACCGGCTTCTCCGAAGATATCGTCAGCGCCTTCGATATCGTCTTCTTCGATCAGCGCGGATTGTTATATTCCGGCGATCAGAATTGTCCGCTTGCCGCGAGCGTTTACTATCAACAGGATGCGCGTGGCACAACGCCCGCGCAAGAAGCCGCGCTCAAGCAATCTGCCGCGACATTTAGCGCGGATTGCGTCGCCGAAGTGAGCGATCCCAGCCTCCTGCCGTATCTGGGAACGAAACAAGCGGTCGAAGACCTTGAACTCTTCCGCCAGATGGTTGGCGATGAAAAATTCTGGTTGTACGGTGAAAGTTACGGCACGCAGTACGCGCAGACCTATGCCGCCGCGCACAGCGACCATCTCGCCGGTCTTATTCTCGATGGCACAGTTGACCTCACCTTGAATGGTTTCGAATATTACATTCAACAAACGCAAGCGTTTAGCGACGTGTTGACCGATTCGCTCTCCGCGTGCAACGACGATCCAGCCTGCCGCAGGGATATGCTCGGCAACGCAACACGCGCCTATGATACGCTCGCCAAAATTCTCGGCTACCGCTCTCTGCCGTTCAGATTTCCGCTTCCCGCGGGAGGGTTTGCGAACCGACAGTTCACGCTTGCCGATCTTGAAGTTGTCGCGGCGGGTCAGGTATACGGCGAGTCCGACCGCATGATGTTCGTCCGCGCCCTTGCCGCGGCAACCTCCAAGTTGGATTTAGTTCCGCTCGCCCGCCTCCTGTATCTGAACCTTGGGGTTGATCCTCAAACCCTCGACGTGATCCCCGACCCAACCTATTCCGAAGCGGTATTTGCCGGCGTGGAATGTCAGGATTATGGCTATCCCGGCGACTCCCCGGACGAAAAAGCGAACAACTATCTCGCAGCGGTTGATTCGTTCGAATTCTCCATCCCGCGCCTTTCCTCCCTGCTATACGCCGATATGCCCTGCGCCTATTGGCCCGACGCCACCACCGACTTGACGCGCCCCGATTATCTCTTTGCTGAAAACGTTCCAACGTTGGTGCTTGGCGCAACCGCCGACCCGGCGACTCCGTACGGCAACGGCGTTAGCGTTTACCAACATCTTGCAGATGGATACCTCATCACTCAGGAATTTGGCCCCCACGTCATTTTCGGACGCGGCAACACCTGCCCCGATGATTTGGTGACGGATTTCCTCGTCAATGATGTTATCCCTGCCGAACGTGAAACTGTCTGCGATGGCTACTTGATGGATCCGTACGTTCCGCTTGCGCCGCGTTTTGCATCCTTGTTTGGAAGCCCGCGCAACGCCTTGTCCGCGATGGAAACTGAGATCTACTACCTGCCGGAGTTCTACTATTGGGACGGCTTCACACCGACCAGCGTTGGCTGTAATTATGGCGGTACGCTTGGGTTCGAGTTGAATAACCCTGGTACACGGATCAACTTCACTCTCAACAAATGTACTTTCGCCGAGAAATTCATCATGACCGGCGCCGGTTTTTACAACGTGAATAACGATCGGTTCGTATTGAATGTTTCCACCACCGGACGCTGGAAGTGCAACCTGAAATATGACCGCAAGGGAGAGAACATCAAGATCACCGGTAAATGCGATGGGAAGAATATCAACAGCGATTACTTCGACACCGAATATCTCTGGCATCTCCTTCCTGATTTTGAACAGTTCAACAAAAGCAACAAATAG
- the ppdK gene encoding pyruvate, phosphate dikinase codes for MKTWVYLFDEVAKAEKYAGSWEAVRSLLGGKGAGLFDMTRAGVPVPPGFTITTEACNWFRKSDNFPPGMWKQALAAMKVTEKRAGKKFGDASNPLLVSCRSGAKFSMPGMMNTILNIGLNDEVVEGMAKLTNNPRFAWDSYRRLIEMFGATVFNLDDEHFEHPLAEHKAKKGYKSDTEMTAEDWRELVAVFKVVFKKQVGFDFPQDVYKQLEFAVKAVFESWMGKRAIDYRRATDIPDDLGTAVNIVTMVFGNMGDDSGTGVAFTRDPSTGEKKMLGEYLLNAQGEDVVAGIRNADPIEHLKDQMPKAYKQFMEITSRLEKHYKDMQDVEFTIERGKLWMLQTRNGKRTAKSAVKIAVDMAKEKLITKEQAVQRVTPDNVDSLLHPQFDHAAMDNAEKTGRFFSKGVNASPGAAVGQVYFDADTAERMAKDEKQDTIMVRPFTKPDDVHGMIASKGVLTSEGGATSHAAVVARQFGIPCVVGASAIKINLEKRQMSVNETVVKEGDWISVDGTTGKVFIGKIPTSSPSLEEQTELLTLLKWADEISARKDVRAAKAPGYPTRGLQVWANADYPKDAQRARSYGAVGIGLCRTEHMFFEPERLPIVQRMVLSGNSEGRTAALSELLPFQRKDFDGLFEAMDGLPVIIRLIDPPLHEFMPDEEKLLEEVVTMRVKNETAGLQEKEDLLAAIRRLHESNPMMGLRGVRLSISMPEIVEMQVRAIFEAAADCTKRGIKVKPEVMIPLTGTVKELEWIQPRLERIAKAVMDEKKVKFDYKFGTMIEIPRAAVTAAEVATHAEFFSFGTNDLTQMTYGYSRDDAERNFLITYQEQGILETNPFQSLDRGGVGKLMDWAIAEGRKTRPSLEVGICGEHGGDPSSIEWCHIIGNNYVSCSPFRVPVARLAAAHAALKYKPVKVSAPKRKPMKRGKKAKKK; via the coding sequence ATGAAAACTTGGGTCTATCTGTTCGATGAAGTGGCAAAAGCCGAAAAATATGCAGGCTCATGGGAAGCCGTGCGCTCCTTGCTGGGCGGCAAAGGCGCGGGATTATTCGACATGACGCGCGCCGGGGTGCCGGTTCCGCCGGGATTCACGATCACGACCGAAGCCTGTAACTGGTTCCGCAAAAGCGACAATTTTCCACCGGGGATGTGGAAGCAGGCGCTCGCCGCGATGAAAGTGACCGAGAAACGCGCCGGCAAGAAGTTCGGCGACGCGAGCAATCCGCTGTTGGTTTCGTGCCGCTCCGGGGCGAAATTCTCGATGCCCGGCATGATGAACACCATCCTCAACATCGGCTTGAACGATGAAGTTGTGGAGGGCATGGCGAAACTCACGAATAATCCGCGCTTCGCGTGGGATTCGTACCGCCGCCTGATCGAGATGTTCGGCGCGACCGTGTTCAACCTCGACGACGAGCATTTCGAACATCCGCTGGCGGAGCATAAAGCGAAGAAAGGCTACAAATCGGATACCGAGATGACCGCCGAAGATTGGCGGGAACTGGTCGCGGTTTTCAAAGTTGTCTTCAAGAAGCAAGTCGGTTTCGACTTCCCGCAGGATGTGTATAAGCAGTTGGAGTTCGCCGTGAAAGCCGTGTTCGAATCGTGGATGGGCAAACGCGCTATTGATTACCGCCGCGCGACGGACATCCCGGACGATCTTGGCACAGCGGTCAACATTGTGACGATGGTCTTCGGCAACATGGGCGACGACTCAGGCACGGGCGTGGCGTTCACGCGCGACCCGTCCACTGGGGAAAAGAAAATGCTGGGCGAATATTTGCTCAACGCGCAGGGCGAGGATGTAGTGGCGGGTATCCGCAACGCCGACCCGATCGAGCATTTGAAAGACCAGATGCCCAAAGCCTACAAGCAGTTCATGGAGATCACCTCCCGCCTCGAAAAGCATTACAAGGATATGCAAGACGTCGAGTTCACAATCGAACGCGGCAAGTTGTGGATGTTGCAGACGCGCAACGGCAAACGGACGGCAAAGTCCGCCGTGAAGATCGCGGTGGATATGGCGAAGGAGAAACTGATCACGAAAGAGCAAGCGGTACAACGCGTCACGCCGGACAATGTGGATTCGCTCCTCCACCCGCAGTTCGATCACGCGGCGATGGACAACGCCGAGAAGACCGGCAGGTTCTTCTCGAAGGGTGTGAACGCGTCCCCCGGCGCGGCAGTTGGACAAGTCTATTTCGACGCTGACACCGCCGAGCGGATGGCGAAGGACGAGAAGCAGGACACGATCATGGTGCGTCCGTTCACCAAGCCGGACGATGTCCACGGCATGATCGCGTCGAAGGGCGTGCTGACCAGCGAAGGCGGCGCAACATCTCACGCGGCGGTGGTGGCGCGACAGTTCGGAATCCCGTGCGTGGTCGGCGCGTCGGCGATCAAGATCAACCTTGAAAAACGGCAGATGTCCGTAAACGAAACTGTAGTGAAAGAAGGCGATTGGATCTCGGTGGACGGCACGACCGGCAAAGTGTTCATCGGAAAAATTCCGACGAGTTCGCCGTCGCTTGAAGAACAAACTGAGTTGCTGACCTTGCTCAAATGGGCAGATGAAATTTCGGCGCGGAAGGATGTGCGCGCAGCAAAAGCGCCGGGTTATCCCACGCGCGGCTTGCAAGTGTGGGCGAACGCGGATTATCCAAAGGATGCTCAGCGCGCCCGTTCGTACGGCGCGGTGGGAATCGGTCTCTGCCGCACGGAGCATATGTTCTTCGAGCCGGAGCGCCTGCCGATCGTTCAGCGCATGGTTTTGTCTGGAAACAGCGAAGGGCGAACGGCAGCTCTAAGCGAATTGCTCCCGTTCCAACGTAAAGACTTCGACGGTCTCTTCGAAGCGATGGATGGACTCCCGGTCATCATCCGTTTGATTGACCCGCCTTTGCACGAGTTCATGCCCGACGAGGAAAAACTTCTCGAAGAAGTCGTTACGATGCGCGTAAAAAATGAGACGGCTGGCTTACAGGAAAAAGAAGATCTGCTCGCCGCCATCAGACGATTGCACGAATCAAACCCGATGATGGGTCTGCGCGGCGTTCGTTTGAGCATCTCGATGCCGGAGATTGTGGAAATGCAGGTGCGCGCCATCTTCGAAGCCGCGGCGGACTGCACGAAACGCGGCATCAAGGTCAAGCCTGAGGTGATGATTCCGTTGACAGGGACAGTCAAAGAACTCGAATGGATTCAGCCGAGACTTGAACGTATCGCCAAGGCTGTGATGGACGAGAAGAAAGTCAAGTTCGATTACAAATTCGGCACGATGATCGAAATCCCGCGCGCGGCAGTCACTGCGGCGGAAGTCGCTACGCACGCCGAGTTCTTCTCCTTCGGCACGAACGACCTAACGCAAATGACCTACGGTTATTCGCGCGACGACGCCGAGCGCAACTTCCTCATCACGTATCAAGAACAGGGCATCCTTGAAACGAATCCGTTCCAGTCGCTGGACCGCGGCGGCGTAGGCAAACTCATGGATTGGGCGATCGCCGAAGGACGGAAGACGCGTCCAAGCCTCGAAGTGGGCATCTGCGGCGAGCATGGCGGCGATCCGAGTTCCATCGAGTGGTGTCACATCATAGGCAACAATTACGTTTCGTGTTCGCCGTTCCGAGTACCGGTGGCGCGTCTCGCCGCGGCTCATGCGGCGTTGAAGTACAAACCCGTCAAGGTAAGCGCTCCGAAGAGAAAACCAATGAAACGCGGAAAGAAAGCGAAGAAAAAATAA
- a CDS encoding response regulator transcription factor, producing the protein MPTKILVIDDDAAVTDLLALLLKSQGFEVSVTNNSGDGLNMIREDQPDLVVLDLMMPEVDGWEVCRAVRSFSKVPIIVLSALNDPSMIASVLDAGADDYLTKPTPSRVLVAHINRLVKRNGSHGHNALGQSPQMATS; encoded by the coding sequence ATGCCAACGAAAATCCTCGTAATTGACGACGACGCAGCAGTGACCGATCTGCTCGCGCTCTTATTGAAGTCGCAGGGGTTTGAAGTTTCCGTGACCAACAACAGCGGCGACGGCTTGAACATGATTCGCGAGGATCAACCCGATCTGGTGGTGTTGGATTTAATGATGCCCGAAGTGGACGGTTGGGAAGTGTGCCGGGCAGTGCGTTCCTTCAGCAAAGTGCCGATCATCGTCCTCTCCGCGTTGAACGACCCCTCGATGATCGCCAGCGTGCTGGATGCCGGCGCGGACGACTACCTCACCAAGCCGACGCCCAGCCGCGTGCTCGTCGCGCACATCAACCGGCTTGTCAAACGAAACGGCTCGCATGGACACAACGCGCTTGGGCAGTCCCCGCAAATGGCGACTTCCTAA
- a CDS encoding alpha/beta hydrolase, which yields MQKININGIELAYERRGKGTPLVLLHGYPLDHHTWDFVALALDGTFDLIMPDLRGFGESSTIESQYTLDDFAADIAGLLDHLGIQKAAIAGHSMGGYIALAFANRFPDRVSGLGLVSTQTLADPPDRKEGRYKSAAEVAEKGIGGVVETMKPKFSPSEEHQNAVSAIMQRQQPAAFIGALKAMAERMDTSSLLASAKFPVVIVHGDADSLVSVERGREMKASAPHAHYVELKGVGHLPMMEAVKETAEALKRLAG from the coding sequence ATGCAAAAGATAAATATCAACGGCATCGAACTCGCTTACGAACGCCGCGGCAAAGGGACTCCGCTTGTGTTGTTGCACGGGTATCCGCTCGACCATCACACGTGGGATTTTGTCGCGCTAGCGCTCGATGGGACGTTCGACCTCATCATGCCTGACTTGCGCGGGTTTGGAGAATCATCAACAATCGAATCGCAATACACTCTGGACGATTTTGCGGCAGACATTGCTGGCTTGCTCGATCATCTCGGCATCCAGAAAGCCGCAATCGCAGGTCATTCAATGGGCGGATATATCGCGCTGGCATTTGCAAATCGTTTCCCAGATCGGGTAAGCGGGCTTGGGCTTGTCTCAACACAGACTCTCGCCGACCCGCCCGACCGCAAGGAGGGACGGTACAAGTCTGCGGCGGAAGTGGCGGAGAAAGGCATCGGCGGCGTAGTCGAAACTATGAAGCCGAAGTTTTCGCCGAGCGAGGAACATCAAAACGCGGTGAGCGCTATTATGCAAAGACAACAACCCGCCGCGTTCATCGGCGCGCTCAAGGCAATGGCTGAACGGATGGATACATCGTCGCTGTTGGCGAGCGCCAAATTTCCCGTCGTGATCGTCCACGGCGATGCGGATTCGTTGGTCTCGGTAGAGCGCGGGCGTGAAATGAAAGCATCCGCTCCGCACGCGCATTATGTGGAGTTGAAGGGCGTCGGTCATTTGCCGATGATGGAGGCAGTAAAAGAAACAGCTGAGGCGTTGAAGAGGTTGGCGGGATAG
- a CDS encoding ribonuclease H-like domain-containing protein translates to MNIVYFDLETQKLFEDIGGRDPSKLLLACGVTWSTARNDFAVYWEKDAAALVAELKSADRVIGFNILNFDYAVLQPYAPSENLRSIRTTDMLQDIYRTLGFRLSLDSLAKATLGATKSADGVQSVKWFRDGELDKVAEYCKTDVDVTRRLYEFGRDNGFVNYYSKLGSKLKVAVNWK, encoded by the coding sequence ATGAACATCGTTTATTTCGATCTCGAAACCCAGAAACTATTCGAGGATATCGGCGGACGCGACCCATCGAAACTGTTGCTCGCCTGCGGCGTAACGTGGTCTACGGCGCGGAATGATTTTGCCGTCTACTGGGAAAAAGACGCGGCAGCGTTGGTCGCCGAGTTGAAGTCTGCCGACCGCGTGATCGGCTTCAACATCCTCAACTTCGATTACGCGGTTCTCCAACCCTACGCGCCGAGTGAGAACCTGCGTTCCATCCGCACAACGGATATGTTGCAGGATATTTATCGCACGCTCGGTTTCCGTCTCAGTTTGGATTCGCTGGCGAAGGCAACCCTCGGCGCGACGAAATCCGCCGACGGCGTGCAATCCGTGAAGTGGTTTCGGGATGGCGAGTTAGACAAAGTCGCCGAATATTGCAAAACGGATGTGGACGTCACTCGCCGCTTGTACGAATTCGGGCGTGACAATGGGTTTGTCAATTATTACTCGAAGTTGGGAAGTAAATTGAAGGTGGCGGTGAATTGGAAATGA
- a CDS encoding HD domain-containing protein → MNDDSQTAYAGRWVARIRGKIVAQGGTPEQALHAAQTSRHKEKLEIVYMPIQFSHPPLLDKVRDALPNQEIYLVGGAVRDLYLNRFSPDFDFASPSGGISLARRVARALDANFMILDEQRDTGRVIVTEADNSRVFLDFATFRGGSAHSTGSGQALEDDLRARDFTINAIAYDLRTNSIIDPLNGADDIRAKIIRACSPTSLSDDPIRILRGVRLAAAFDFKIDLATRNAMKDAAPMLPNVSPERQRDELFKILEGPKPDASIRALEMLGVFPHLLPELIAMKGCEQSPPHVFDVWEHTLKVLGYLERILAALETETSDDPFLATLNDMLGKYREKFADHFTISLNTDRSVRAALFFAALYHDVEKPTTKTVDYAGRIRFFDHDVKGAQIASKRAHVFNLSNDEIQRIKKIIFNHMRFHFFTTQLEEKKREPTRKSIYRFFRDAGEAGVDLVLLGLADLRGTRDKTLTVELWNSALKISSIFLENYWEKREETVAPPRLLDGYELMKELNLESGRIVGQLLEAIREEQAIGNIQSREQAVEFSHNWLEENRKSEIENRKSP, encoded by the coding sequence ATGAACGACGATTCGCAAACCGCCTACGCTGGTCGCTGGGTTGCCCGCATCCGCGGAAAAATCGTCGCACAGGGAGGAACGCCCGAGCAAGCGCTTCACGCCGCGCAGACCAGCCGTCACAAAGAAAAACTCGAAATTGTTTACATGCCGATTCAATTTTCACACCCGCCTCTTTTGGATAAAGTCCGAGACGCGCTGCCGAATCAGGAGATTTACCTCGTCGGCGGCGCGGTGCGGGATTTGTACCTCAACCGCTTCTCTCCCGACTTTGATTTTGCCTCGCCTTCGGGCGGCATTTCCCTCGCCCGACGCGTTGCTCGCGCCCTCGACGCCAACTTCATGATCCTCGACGAACAACGCGACACGGGACGCGTCATCGTCACCGAAGCAGACAACTCACGCGTCTTCCTCGATTTCGCCACCTTTCGCGGCGGCTCCGCCCATTCGACGGGCTCAGGGCAAGCCCTCGAAGATGACCTCCGCGCCCGCGACTTCACCATCAACGCCATCGCCTACGACCTTCGCACAAACTCGATCATTGATCCACTCAACGGAGCGGATGACATCCGCGCAAAAATCATCCGTGCCTGCTCGCCCACCTCATTGAGCGATGATCCGATCCGCATTTTGCGCGGCGTCCGTCTCGCCGCAGCGTTCGATTTCAAAATTGACCTCGCCACACGCAACGCAATGAAAGACGCCGCGCCTATGCTTCCAAACGTTTCGCCTGAACGTCAACGCGACGAGTTGTTCAAGATACTCGAAGGACCCAAGCCCGACGCGTCCATCCGTGCGCTGGAAATGCTCGGCGTATTCCCCCATCTCCTGCCCGAACTTATCGCTATGAAGGGATGCGAACAATCCCCGCCGCACGTGTTCGACGTTTGGGAACACACGTTGAAAGTATTGGGCTATCTCGAACGAATCCTTGCCGCGCTTGAAACTGAAACAAGCGACGATCCTTTCCTTGCAACATTAAATGACATGCTTGGAAAATACCGCGAAAAGTTCGCCGATCACTTCACCATATCCCTCAACACGGATCGCTCCGTCCGCGCGGCGCTGTTCTTCGCCGCGTTGTATCACGACGTGGAGAAGCCCACCACCAAGACCGTGGACTACGCTGGACGCATCCGCTTTTTCGACCACGATGTGAAAGGCGCGCAGATTGCGTCCAAGCGCGCGCACGTCTTCAACCTCAGCAACGACGAAATCCAGCGCATCAAGAAGATCATCTTCAATCACATGCGTTTCCATTTTTTCACGACGCAGTTGGAAGAAAAGAAGCGTGAACCGACGCGTAAATCCATTTATCGATTCTTTCGCGACGCGGGCGAAGCAGGCGTGGATCTCGTCCTCCTCGGTCTCGCCGACCTGCGCGGCACCCGTGACAAAACGCTGACGGTTGAACTCTGGAATTCGGCATTGAAAATATCGAGCATCTTCCTTGAAAATTACTGGGAGAAGCGCGAAGAAACCGTCGCCCCGCCGCGTCTGCTGGACGGATACGAGTTGATGAAGGAACTCAATTTGGAATCAGGGCGAATCGTCGGTCAATTGCTCGAAGCCATCCGCGAGGAGCAAGCGATTGGAAATATTCAAAGCCGAGAGCAAGCCGTTGAATTTTCGCATAATTGGCTTGAAGAGAATCGCAAATCCGAAATCGAAAATCGGAAATCACCATGA
- the hpt gene encoding hypoxanthine phosphoribosyltransferase yields the protein MQNYQDILAEILVDQQSLQARIAELGAEISADYPDGNLLLVCILRGGVPFLVDLSRNITTPHMTDFMAVSSYGSGKRESSGAVRVAMDLQMDIRDKDVLLVEDIVDSGNTIASVLELLQVRQPRTLKVCALLDKPERRETVVPIDYRGFEIPNKFVFGYGLDLDEYYRNLPFVGVVDLQKYKPT from the coding sequence ATGCAAAACTACCAAGACATCCTCGCAGAAATCCTCGTAGACCAACAGTCCCTTCAAGCCCGCATCGCCGAACTCGGCGCGGAGATCAGCGCAGACTATCCCGACGGCAACCTGCTCCTCGTTTGCATTCTGCGGGGCGGCGTGCCGTTCCTCGTTGACCTCAGCCGCAACATCACCACGCCGCACATGACCGACTTTATGGCGGTCTCGTCGTATGGCTCGGGCAAGCGCGAGTCAAGCGGCGCGGTGCGCGTCGCAATGGACCTGCAAATGGACATCCGCGACAAAGACGTCCTGCTCGTCGAAGACATCGTCGACAGCGGCAACACCATCGCCTCGGTGCTCGAGTTGCTTCAAGTCCGCCAGCCGCGCACGCTCAAAGTCTGCGCGCTGCTCGACAAGCCCGAACGACGCGAGACGGTCGTCCCCATCGACTATCGCGGCTTCGAAATCCCCAACAAATTCGTCTTCGGGTACGGTCTCGACCTCGACGAATACTATCGCAACCTTCCCTTCGTCGGCGTGGTTGACCTGCAAAAATACAAACCAACTTGA
- a CDS encoding site-specific DNA-methyltransferase — MTNGNGSNSKINRIIQGDCLEELESFQDGSIDLTVFSPPYDGIRDYKKNWTFDFSSLGKQLFRVTKDGGVAVVIIGDGTKNFAKSLTTFRLAVNWVDELGWKLFENVIYKRDGNPGAWWNQRFRVDHEYILMFFKGERPKTFHKEHLMVPSKHAGKIYSGTDRLTNGGFKTIEPKAVNPMKCRGTVWNYSTSNTEGNRLKLQHPATYPDKLAEDLILCFSEPDEIVLDPMCGSGTTCVMAHNNRRQYIGIEISNEYCDIAMKRIETEYQPEQQRMF, encoded by the coding sequence ATGACTAATGGCAACGGATCAAATTCAAAAATAAATCGAATCATACAAGGCGATTGTTTGGAAGAACTTGAGTCATTTCAAGACGGATCAATTGATCTTACGGTATTCTCGCCTCCCTACGACGGAATCCGTGATTACAAAAAAAATTGGACTTTTGATTTTTCATCCTTGGGTAAGCAACTCTTCCGCGTCACTAAAGACGGCGGAGTCGCTGTTGTGATTATTGGCGATGGTACAAAAAACTTTGCAAAATCTCTCACAACCTTTCGACTTGCAGTGAACTGGGTTGATGAATTGGGTTGGAAACTTTTCGAGAACGTAATCTATAAACGCGACGGCAACCCTGGCGCTTGGTGGAATCAACGATTTCGAGTTGACCATGAGTACATTTTGATGTTCTTCAAGGGAGAACGCCCAAAGACATTTCACAAAGAACATTTGATGGTGCCAAGCAAACATGCAGGGAAAATTTATTCGGGTACAGACAGGCTGACGAACGGCGGATTCAAAACCATAGAACCAAAGGCTGTTAATCCAATGAAATGTCGCGGGACCGTCTGGAATTATTCAACGAGCAACACCGAAGGAAATCGGTTAAAACTCCAACACCCCGCTACTTATCCCGACAAACTGGCAGAAGACTTGATTCTGTGTTTTTCTGAGCCAGATGAAATTGTGCTTGATCCAATGTGTGGCAGTGGCACAACTTGTGTCATGGCGCACAACAATCGCAGACAATATATCGGTATCGAGATCAGCAATGAATATTGCGACATCGCAATGAAACGCATCGAAACCGAGTATCAACCTGAGCAACAACGCATGTTTTAG
- a CDS encoding thymidine kinase — MKHTHGSIEVVCGSMFSGKTDELIRRLVRATIAKQKVQVFKPAIDIRYAVEKVTSHAGSDFDAIPIEKATEILNKMDKDTTVVGIDEAQFFDPDVVPVSRELASRGIRVIAAGLDTDFRGEPFGPMPILMSIAEEVDKLHAICMVCGGEASRTQRLVNGKPARYDDPVVIVGAAEMYEARCREHHEVPR; from the coding sequence ATGAAACACACTCACGGTTCCATTGAAGTAGTCTGCGGTTCGATGTTTAGCGGCAAGACGGATGAGTTGATTCGCCGTCTCGTCCGCGCGACGATTGCCAAGCAAAAGGTGCAGGTGTTCAAACCCGCCATAGACATCCGCTACGCGGTGGAAAAGGTCACGTCGCACGCGGGCTCGGACTTCGACGCGATCCCTATCGAAAAAGCGACCGAGATTCTCAACAAGATGGATAAAGATACAACCGTCGTTGGCATTGACGAGGCGCAGTTCTTCGACCCTGATGTTGTCCCTGTCTCGCGCGAACTGGCGTCACGCGGCATACGCGTCATCGCCGCAGGCTTGGATACGGACTTCCGCGGCGAGCCGTTCGGTCCAATGCCGATTTTGATGTCAATTGCTGAGGAAGTGGACAAACTCCACGCCATTTGCATGGTCTGCGGCGGCGAAGCCTCGCGCACGCAGAGATTGGTCAACGGGAAGCCAGCCAGATACGACGATCCTGTGGTGATCGTCGGCGCGGCGGAAATGTATGAAGCGCGCTGTCGTGAGCATCACGAGGTGCCGAGGTGA
- the rpmE gene encoding 50S ribosomal protein L31 translates to MKPDIHPTYYLDAKVTCASCGRTWTTGSTKKEFRVDICGSCHPFFTGEASRLLDIEGQVDRFYKKLSVRQTYVEQQKVKEELKGSPERLIEDLGLAARATEALKAAGITNVGQFLEKLSGGNEAMLAVAGFGQASLTAAKKKLRSLGYELPEAAA, encoded by the coding sequence ATGAAGCCCGATATTCATCCGACTTATTACCTCGACGCAAAAGTGACTTGCGCTTCGTGCGGTCGCACGTGGACGACGGGTTCGACGAAAAAAGAATTCCGCGTGGACATTTGCGGTAGTTGCCATCCGTTCTTCACGGGCGAGGCTTCACGCCTGCTCGACATCGAAGGTCAGGTGGACCGCTTCTACAAGAAGTTGTCCGTCCGCCAGACGTATGTAGAACAGCAAAAAGTGAAAGAGGAATTGAAGGGTTCGCCTGAGCGTCTGATCGAGGATCTCGGTCTGGCGGCTCGCGCGACCGAAGCGCTCAAAGCGGCTGGCATCACGAATGTCGGTCAATTCCTTGAGAAGTTGAGCGGCGGCAATGAGGCGATGTTGGCTGTCGCTGGTTTTGGTCAGGCGTCGTTGACGGCGGCGAAGAAGAAACTCCGCTCGCTGGGTTACGAACTCCCCGAAGCCGCGGCGTAA